A genomic stretch from Desulfotignum balticum DSM 7044 includes:
- a CDS encoding TRAP transporter large permease, translating into MGSEYLAGWMFLALTILLMAGFPVTFTLIGTAMCFGWIGGGWGYFELLPMRIWGAINNVVLIAVPLFVFMGVTLEKSGLAEELLETMGLVFHRIRGGLAISAVVVGALLGASTGIVGATVVTMGLLAVPTMLRHGYQPELSAGTVAASGTLGQIIPPSIVLVLLATIVQIPVGDLFMAALLPGLLLVLLYMAYIFIAALIKPDMAPVITLADGQVPDARQLWKKTMRALVPPLVLITSVLGSIFAGIASPTEAASVGCVGAVALAIWNRRFNLDILKEVSRTTTRLTSMVFIILVGANAFGLTFRELYGDELIRGFLMDIAHAHNKWVVLLIVMGVIFLIGFVLDFIEIIFIHVPVLVPILVDDFAFDPLWICVLLAINLQTSFMTPPFGFSLFYLKAVTPPQIKTGHIYRGIIPFVLLQLLGLFIVAMWPAIATWLPGLVYVR; encoded by the coding sequence ATGGGATCTGAATACCTGGCCGGATGGATGTTCCTGGCGCTCACGATTCTGTTGATGGCCGGCTTTCCCGTTACGTTCACCCTGATCGGCACGGCCATGTGTTTCGGATGGATCGGCGGAGGATGGGGATATTTCGAGCTGTTGCCCATGCGGATCTGGGGGGCCATCAACAATGTGGTCCTGATCGCGGTGCCGTTGTTTGTGTTCATGGGGGTGACCCTGGAAAAATCCGGTCTGGCCGAGGAGCTGCTGGAAACCATGGGGCTGGTGTTCCACCGCATCCGGGGCGGGCTGGCCATCAGCGCCGTGGTGGTCGGCGCATTGCTGGGAGCATCCACCGGCATTGTCGGGGCCACGGTGGTGACCATGGGACTGCTGGCCGTGCCCACCATGCTGCGGCACGGGTACCAGCCGGAGCTGTCCGCAGGCACGGTGGCCGCCTCCGGCACCCTGGGGCAGATCATTCCGCCCTCCATTGTGCTGGTCTTGCTGGCCACCATTGTCCAGATCCCGGTGGGAGACCTGTTCATGGCAGCGCTGTTGCCCGGGCTGCTTCTGGTGCTGCTGTACATGGCCTATATTTTCATTGCGGCCCTGATCAAACCGGATATGGCCCCGGTCATCACTCTGGCGGACGGCCAGGTGCCGGATGCCCGCCAGTTGTGGAAAAAAACCATGCGGGCCCTGGTGCCGCCCCTGGTGCTGATCACGTCGGTGCTGGGGTCTATTTTCGCGGGCATCGCCTCTCCCACGGAAGCCGCATCCGTGGGGTGTGTGGGGGCCGTGGCCCTGGCAATCTGGAACCGGCGGTTCAACCTGGATATCCTTAAAGAGGTGTCCCGCACCACCACCCGGCTCACCAGCATGGTGTTCATCATTCTGGTGGGGGCCAACGCATTCGGGCTCACGTTTCGGGAGTTATACGGGGATGAACTGATCCGCGGGTTTCTCATGGATATTGCCCATGCCCATAACAAATGGGTGGTGCTGCTCATTGTCATGGGCGTGATCTTTCTGATCGGGTTTGTCCTGGATTTCATCGAGATCATTTTCATCCACGTGCCCGTGCTGGTGCCCATCCTGGTGGATGATTTCGCCTTTGATCCGTTATGGATCTGCGTGCTGCTGGCCATCAACCTGCAGACCTCTTTCATGACCCCGCCGTTCGGGTTTTCCCTGTTTTACCTTAAAGCGGTGACCCCGCCCCAGATTAAAACCGGTCATATCTACCGGGGCATCATTCCCTTTGTCCTGCTACAGCTGCTGGGCTTGTTCATCGTGGCCATGTGGCCGGCCATCGCCACCTGGCTGCCGGGCCTGGTGTATGTGCGGTAG
- a CDS encoding DUF2442 domain-containing protein, whose amino-acid sequence MMIKITRATYSGDFQIELCFSDGKTGFFDGKKLIQQKGSLLEPLHDESFFKRFFIDVGALAWPHGLELSPSKLYQSCRHYETA is encoded by the coding sequence ATGATGATTAAAATTACCAGAGCGACATATTCAGGTGACTTTCAGATCGAACTTTGCTTTTCCGACGGAAAAACAGGCTTTTTTGACGGAAAAAAACTGATTCAGCAAAAAGGCTCCTTGCTGGAGCCGTTACACGATGAGTCATTTTTCAAACGGTTTTTTATCGATGTCGGGGCACTTGCCTGGCCCCATGGTCTGGAACTATCGCCCTCAAAGCTTTATCAAAGCTGCCGTCATTATGAAACTGCATAA
- a CDS encoding OmpA family protein, producing MKKNLLTVMFIAVLVSLFSCTAMQSQQGQGTAVGAGVGAGVGAALGQVIGGDTEATLIGAGIGAALGGLAGNQIGRYMDNQEQDLRSAIATSESASISRDQDVLRATFKGEAFFEYDKSTLLPGAQAELRRIADIMNKYPQTIIEVGGHTDTRGSDEYNLRLSEQRAQAVKNELIRNGVLEQRIKAVGYGESRPISSDHAMNRRVEITIIPIRQG from the coding sequence ATGAAAAAAAATTTACTTACCGTTATGTTTATTGCCGTGCTTGTCAGTCTTTTTTCCTGCACGGCCATGCAAAGCCAACAGGGACAGGGGACCGCTGTCGGCGCGGGCGTCGGTGCAGGCGTCGGTGCCGCCCTCGGGCAGGTGATCGGCGGAGACACAGAAGCCACGCTGATCGGTGCCGGGATCGGTGCGGCATTGGGCGGCCTGGCAGGTAACCAGATCGGACGTTACATGGACAACCAGGAGCAGGATCTGCGCAGCGCCATTGCCACATCAGAATCTGCCAGCATCTCCAGAGACCAGGATGTTTTGCGGGCCACGTTTAAAGGAGAAGCTTTTTTTGAGTATGATAAAAGCACATTGCTGCCCGGTGCCCAGGCAGAATTGCGGCGGATCGCGGATATCATGAACAAATACCCCCAGACCATCATCGAAGTGGGCGGGCATACCGACACCCGGGGATCAGACGAATACAACCTGCGCCTGTCCGAGCAACGGGCCCAAGCCGTTAAAAACGAACTGATCCGCAACGGCGTGCTGGAACAGCGGATCAAAGCAGTGGGATATGGGGAATCGCGCCCCATATCCTCTGACCATGCCATGAACCGTCGGGTTGAAATCACCATTATACCCATCCGGCAGGGGTAA
- the ettA gene encoding energy-dependent translational throttle protein EttA has protein sequence MTEDTKKVIYSMIHVSKFHGKRQVLKDISLSYFYGAKIGVLGLNGSGKSSLLKIMAGKDTEFSGETILSKGYTIGFLEQEPLVDSSKTVREVVEEGVQETVDLLAAYEKISEQFAEPMSEQEMDRLIERQGKVQEQLDHLDAWDLDARLKMAMDALRCPPEDTPVSVISGGEKRRVALCRLLLSKPDILLLDEPTNHLDAESVAWLEQHLNRYEGTIIAVTHDRYFLDNVAGWILELDRGEGIPWKGNYSSWLDQKAKRLATEQKGESKRQKTLERELEWIHLSPKGRRTKSKARIKAYEDLLKKDVGQQEKEMEIFIPPGPRLGDKVIVADHVTKAFEDKLLVEDMNFVIPPGAVVGVVGPNGAGKTTLFEMITGKESPDAGKIELGQSVKLAYVDQDRDSLDPDKTIFEVISGGNDSLIIGGRELNARAYVGKFNFSGTDQQKKVADLSGGERNRVHLACMLQQEANVLLLDEPTNDLDVNTMRALEEAVENFAGCAVIISHDRWFLDRIATHILAFEGDSKTVMFDGAYSDYEKDHKKRLGIKADAPTRIKYRQLIR, from the coding sequence ATGACCGAAGATACCAAAAAAGTGATCTATTCCATGATCCATGTAAGCAAGTTCCATGGCAAGCGCCAGGTGCTCAAAGATATTTCTTTGTCTTATTTTTACGGCGCTAAAATCGGTGTCCTGGGCCTCAACGGCTCGGGCAAAAGCTCGCTGCTGAAAATCATGGCCGGCAAGGACACGGAATTTTCCGGTGAAACCATTTTATCCAAAGGGTACACCATCGGGTTCCTGGAGCAGGAACCCCTGGTGGATTCGTCCAAAACCGTCCGGGAGGTGGTGGAGGAAGGGGTTCAGGAAACTGTGGATCTTTTGGCGGCATATGAAAAGATTTCCGAACAGTTTGCCGAGCCCATGTCCGAACAGGAGATGGACCGGCTGATCGAACGTCAGGGAAAGGTACAGGAACAGCTGGATCACCTGGATGCCTGGGACCTGGACGCCCGGTTGAAGATGGCCATGGATGCCCTGCGGTGTCCGCCCGAAGACACGCCGGTCAGCGTGATTTCCGGCGGAGAGAAACGCCGGGTGGCTTTATGCCGGCTGCTGCTGTCCAAACCGGACATCCTTTTGCTGGACGAGCCCACCAACCATCTGGACGCGGAATCCGTGGCCTGGCTGGAACAACACCTGAACCGGTACGAGGGCACCATTATCGCCGTGACCCATGACCGGTATTTTCTGGACAATGTGGCCGGCTGGATCCTGGAACTGGACCGGGGCGAAGGCATTCCCTGGAAAGGCAACTATTCTTCCTGGCTGGATCAGAAAGCAAAACGCCTGGCCACGGAGCAGAAAGGCGAAAGCAAGCGCCAGAAAACCCTGGAACGGGAACTGGAATGGATCCACCTGTCCCCCAAGGGCCGGCGCACCAAATCCAAGGCCCGGATCAAAGCCTATGAAGACCTGCTCAAAAAAGATGTTGGACAGCAGGAAAAAGAGATGGAGATCTTTATTCCCCCCGGACCCCGTCTGGGGGACAAGGTGATTGTGGCGGATCATGTGACCAAGGCGTTTGAAGACAAACTGCTGGTGGAAGACATGAATTTTGTGATCCCGCCGGGGGCTGTCGTGGGTGTGGTGGGTCCCAACGGTGCCGGCAAAACCACGTTGTTTGAAATGATCACGGGCAAAGAATCACCGGATGCCGGAAAAATTGAACTGGGCCAGAGCGTGAAGCTGGCCTATGTGGATCAGGACCGGGATTCTCTGGATCCGGACAAAACCATTTTTGAAGTCATCTCCGGCGGCAATGACTCATTGATCATCGGCGGAAGAGAACTTAACGCCCGGGCCTATGTGGGCAAGTTCAACTTTTCCGGCACAGACCAGCAGAAAAAAGTGGCGGATCTGTCCGGCGGGGAACGCAACCGGGTGCACCTGGCCTGCATGCTTCAGCAGGAAGCCAATGTGCTGCTTTTGGACGAACCCACCAATGACCTGGATGTCAACACCATGCGGGCCCTGGAAGAAGCAGTGGAAAACTTTGCCGGCTGTGCCGTGATCATCAGCCATGACCGGTGGTTTCTGGACCGCATCGCCACCCATATTCTGGCCTTTGAAGGAGACAGCAAAACCGTGATGTTTGACGGGGCATATTCCGATTATGAAAAAGACCATAAAAAAAGGCTGGGCATCAAGGCGGATGCACCGACGCGCATCAAATACCGCCAGCTGATCCGATAG
- a CDS encoding TRAP transporter substrate-binding protein, with product MERRQFLQKAAIGSVAAVTAGSLIHAPAVHAKKQIRWKMVTTWPPKLPYLQDAAELLAKKVELMSDGQFKIKVFAGGELVPPLQTFDAVQKGTTVQAGSGVGYYQAGKAPAAQWFAAVPFGLNAAGMAAWYEFGGGLQLWEETYAPFGVIPRPGGSTGPQMAGWFNKKIETAEDFKGLKMRIPGLGGKVMAKMGATVILCPASEIFTNLERGVIDATEWIGPLHDQLMGFYKVAKYYYYPGWHETGPFVEFVFNKKAYEELPVDFQAILDAACAQVSNWTTQGFNFGNGRALDELINVHKVDVVRLPDSVLAELKSHSKDAVAEIAASDPMAEKVNDSFQKFQKLIGPWGEISEKPYYETLADRYPLKG from the coding sequence ATGGAACGAAGACAGTTTTTACAAAAAGCCGCTATCGGCAGTGTCGCTGCAGTGACTGCGGGGAGTTTGATTCATGCACCGGCCGTACATGCCAAAAAACAGATTCGATGGAAAATGGTGACGACCTGGCCCCCGAAACTGCCGTATCTCCAGGATGCGGCGGAACTTCTGGCCAAAAAAGTGGAATTGATGAGCGACGGTCAGTTCAAGATCAAGGTGTTTGCCGGCGGAGAACTGGTGCCCCCGTTGCAGACCTTTGATGCTGTTCAGAAAGGAACGACCGTTCAGGCGGGATCGGGCGTCGGCTATTACCAGGCGGGCAAGGCCCCGGCAGCCCAGTGGTTTGCCGCGGTGCCTTTCGGTCTCAATGCGGCCGGCATGGCTGCCTGGTATGAATTCGGGGGCGGGCTTCAGCTGTGGGAGGAAACCTATGCGCCCTTTGGGGTCATTCCCCGTCCGGGCGGCAGTACCGGGCCCCAGATGGCCGGCTGGTTCAACAAGAAAATCGAGACAGCCGAGGATTTCAAAGGGCTGAAAATGCGGATTCCCGGGCTGGGCGGCAAGGTAATGGCCAAAATGGGGGCCACGGTGATTCTGTGTCCGGCCAGTGAGATTTTCACCAACCTGGAGCGCGGCGTCATCGATGCCACCGAATGGATCGGCCCGCTTCATGACCAGCTCATGGGATTCTACAAGGTTGCTAAATACTATTACTACCCGGGCTGGCATGAAACCGGTCCGTTTGTGGAGTTTGTGTTCAACAAAAAAGCCTATGAAGAGCTGCCCGTTGATTTTCAGGCCATTCTGGATGCCGCCTGTGCCCAGGTCAGCAACTGGACCACCCAGGGGTTTAATTTTGGAAACGGCCGGGCTTTAGATGAGCTGATCAATGTGCACAAAGTGGATGTGGTCCGTTTGCCGGACTCGGTGCTGGCTGAGCTGAAATCCCATTCAAAGGATGCTGTTGCCGAAATTGCCGCCTCCGATCCCATGGCTGAAAAAGTCAATGACAGCTTCCAGAAATTCCAGAAACTGATCGGACCCTGGGGAGAAATTTCTGAAAAGCCCTATTATGAAACACTGGCCGACCGATATCCGTTGAAGGGATAA
- a CDS encoding DUF4160 domain-containing protein, with amino-acid sequence MPILSTFFGIIIRMWHDDHPPPHIHAAYQGFEALVDIQTGLVAEGFLPKKAAKIVKEWCLDHQEELLKNWELAQRFEPLERIPGADYDD; translated from the coding sequence GTGCCCATATTGTCCACTTTTTTTGGTATCATTATCAGGATGTGGCATGATGACCATCCCCCGCCACATATTCATGCGGCATATCAAGGTTTTGAAGCGCTGGTTGATATACAGACAGGGCTGGTGGCAGAGGGTTTTCTGCCCAAAAAAGCAGCAAAAATTGTCAAGGAGTGGTGTTTGGATCATCAGGAAGAACTTTTGAAAAACTGGGAGTTGGCGCAACGGTTTGAACCTTTGGAAAGGATCCCGGGAGCAGATTATGATGATTAA
- a CDS encoding DMT family transporter has product MKRPGPAAHPLFVIHSAVLLFGLSGLFAKFIDASPLYIVLGRTLFAAMALGVYARLFSGTKLSAVPGRATGLFILQGALLAVHWYFFFLSIQLSSVAVGLVTFSTFPLFVTFMEPLVFKEPLDRRDILTALVVFFGICLVIPEPDLSNRVTLGGFYGILSGLTFAILALVNRRNVRLSDPVAVAFYQNLFAALCLVIPVILIRPKAMVAASDLPALVFLGVVCTALSHTLFISSLKKIRAQTASVITGLEPVYGIILAFFLLKEIPTFSTLIGGGIIIGASIAAGYLASPKKPTFPKS; this is encoded by the coding sequence ATGAAACGACCCGGACCGGCGGCCCACCCATTGTTTGTGATCCACAGCGCCGTGCTGCTGTTCGGTTTGTCCGGGCTGTTCGCCAAATTCATTGATGCCAGCCCGTTGTATATCGTTCTGGGCAGAACCTTGTTTGCCGCTATGGCCTTGGGTGTTTACGCCCGGCTGTTTTCCGGCACAAAACTGTCTGCCGTTCCGGGCCGGGCCACGGGCCTGTTCATTTTGCAGGGGGCGCTGCTGGCCGTGCACTGGTATTTTTTCTTTCTGTCGATTCAGCTCTCCAGCGTGGCTGTGGGCCTGGTCACTTTTTCCACATTTCCGTTGTTTGTCACGTTTATGGAACCTCTGGTATTTAAAGAACCTCTGGACCGCCGGGATATTTTAACGGCCCTGGTGGTATTTTTTGGTATCTGTTTGGTCATCCCGGAACCCGACCTGTCCAACCGGGTCACGCTGGGGGGGTTTTACGGCATTCTATCCGGCCTGACTTTTGCCATCCTGGCCCTGGTGAACCGCAGAAACGTGCGCCTGTCAGATCCCGTGGCCGTGGCATTTTATCAGAACCTGTTTGCGGCCCTGTGCCTGGTAATTCCCGTCATCCTGATCCGGCCTAAGGCAATGGTGGCGGCATCGGATCTGCCGGCCCTGGTTTTTTTAGGGGTGGTGTGCACGGCCCTGTCCCACACCCTGTTCATCAGTTCCCTCAAAAAAATAAGGGCCCAGACCGCCTCGGTGATCACGGGGCTGGAACCGGTGTACGGCATTATCCTCGCATTTTTTCTTCTTAAAGAAATTCCCACATTTTCCACATTGATCGGTGGCGGAATCATCATCGGGGCATCCATTGCTGCCGGGTATCTGGCATCACCCAAAAAGCCAACCTTTCCGAAATCATAA
- a CDS encoding TRAP transporter small permease subunit: MQIGPFLETIAARIDVCNEWIGRLVSWVVVLLVAVVFIDVVMRYAANTSFVFTQELEWHLFGFIFLMGAGYTLLYDQHVRVDVVYQRLSERGQAWINVLGCLFFLFPGAILIIYTSFGFAREAFVFMEGSPDPGGIPFRFIIKSCVPLGFMLLLFQGVSMFIRNLGILLTPLFADKEKDVR; the protein is encoded by the coding sequence ATGCAGATCGGTCCTTTTCTTGAAACAATCGCCGCCAGAATAGATGTCTGCAACGAGTGGATCGGCCGGCTGGTCTCCTGGGTGGTGGTACTGCTGGTGGCGGTTGTTTTCATCGATGTGGTCATGCGGTATGCCGCCAACACCAGTTTTGTGTTTACCCAGGAACTGGAATGGCACCTGTTCGGGTTCATTTTTCTGATGGGCGCCGGTTACACCCTTTTGTATGACCAGCATGTGCGGGTGGATGTCGTATACCAGCGGCTGTCGGAACGGGGCCAGGCGTGGATCAATGTGCTGGGGTGTCTTTTTTTCCTGTTTCCCGGGGCAATCCTTATCATTTACACCTCATTTGGGTTTGCCCGGGAGGCGTTCGTCTTTATGGAAGGCAGCCCGGATCCCGGGGGGATTCCGTTCCGGTTCATTATCAAATCCTGTGTGCCTTTGGGATTTATGCTGCTTCTGTTTCAGGGGGTGTCTATGTTTATCCGGAATTTAGGCATTCTCTTGACCCCGCTTTTTGCTGACAAAGAAAAGGATGTCCGGTAA
- a CDS encoding AI-2E family transporter → MKKLEQGTFLTMLVLVTAVFFFLLKPFFGAVFWACVIGLVFAPLYQRFLKLWKNRATFAALSTLVVVITIGVIPAVFVTVSFFQEGAALYQRLQTGDINIGERIEQIRQAFPAIQSLMDRFNLDLSTFKSQLSNAAVTVSQFIAQNAVQFGQNAAQWFVSLGLMLYLAFFMLKDGTDLVAQLTRALPLGDERERLLFSKFAEVTRATIKGNLVVAVIQGGLGGIIFWILGIPAPLLWGVVMTLLSLIPMVGAGLVWVPVAIYLFAVGSWIQGLVLTGFGAGVIGLVDNFLRPILVGRDTKLPDYLVLLSTLGGFVWFGINGFVIGPLLASLFVAFWEIFIRDFNTPEETG, encoded by the coding sequence ATGAAAAAACTGGAACAAGGCACATTTCTGACCATGCTGGTCCTGGTGACGGCTGTTTTTTTCTTTCTGCTCAAACCGTTTTTCGGCGCCGTGTTCTGGGCCTGTGTCATCGGGCTGGTGTTTGCCCCGCTGTACCAGCGATTTTTAAAATTATGGAAAAACAGGGCCACTTTTGCGGCCCTGTCCACCCTGGTGGTGGTCATCACCATCGGGGTGATCCCGGCCGTGTTCGTCACCGTCTCTTTTTTCCAGGAAGGTGCGGCCCTGTACCAGCGCCTGCAAACCGGTGACATTAATATCGGAGAGCGAATCGAGCAGATCCGCCAGGCGTTTCCAGCCATCCAGAGCCTGATGGACCGGTTCAACCTGGACCTGTCCACGTTCAAATCCCAGCTGTCCAATGCCGCCGTCACGGTCAGTCAGTTCATCGCCCAGAATGCCGTGCAGTTCGGTCAGAATGCGGCCCAGTGGTTTGTCAGCCTGGGCCTGATGCTGTATCTGGCTTTTTTCATGCTCAAAGACGGGACAGATCTGGTGGCCCAGCTGACCCGGGCGTTGCCCCTGGGAGACGAACGGGAACGCCTGCTGTTTTCCAAATTTGCGGAAGTCACCCGGGCCACGATCAAAGGGAATCTGGTGGTGGCAGTCATACAGGGCGGCCTGGGAGGGATCATCTTCTGGATACTGGGTATTCCGGCCCCGCTGTTATGGGGAGTGGTCATGACCCTGCTGTCTTTGATTCCCATGGTGGGTGCCGGCCTGGTCTGGGTGCCGGTCGCCATTTATCTGTTTGCCGTGGGCAGCTGGATTCAGGGCCTGGTTCTCACGGGATTCGGGGCCGGGGTGATCGGACTGGTGGATAATTTTCTGCGGCCCATCCTGGTGGGCAGAGACACCAAACTGCCGGATTACCTGGTGCTGCTGTCCACTCTGGGGGGATTTGTGTGGTTCGGCATCAACGGATTTGTCATCGGACCCCTGCTGGCCTCGCTGTTCGTGGCGTTCTGGGAGATCTTTATCCGGGATTTCAACACCCCTGAAGAGACGGGATGA
- the aroF gene encoding 3-deoxy-7-phosphoheptulonate synthase: MKLILDTQITPDQESGVQTLLERDGCISCTITDAGQKVIGIVKKGSRKPEDYLGVPGIVQVLPVSTSHKLVSREFKTQDTRVAINNVVVGGDRIVVIAGPCAVESLDQAMTIAKQVKRYGAVLFRGGAYKPRSSPYSFQGLEEEGLKILARVREETGLGVVTEMTSPSQADLMEQYVDVVQIGARNMQNFELLKCVGKMKKPVVLKRGLAATIQEWLMSAEYIAAGGNTDIILCERGIRTFEPYTRNTLDLSAIPVLKKLTHLPIVIDPSHATGIREKVSPMARAAVAAGADALMIEVHHDPDNALSDGPQSLYPEQFGRLMRDIYTIAPVVGKQLDFDYLKKSELIHDLDENAVKTAAFIGEFGAYSHKAALAYFGDDITPVPMKGFKEIFAAVAAGRAEYGVIPLENSLSGSIHENFDLLQEYDLKIIGEITIRIQHALIAHKGAVKDNIKQVLAPPPALTQCSNYLDQYPWMERIPVAATSQAVKQVKDSNDAGFAAIASTMAAKMFDMQILDESIEDDPRNYTRFAVIAKEYKGRKKVAKTSVIFSTGNKPGALFEVMKIFSKYDVNLVKLESRPIHGKPWEYMFYADLEADIEKNELAPMRGLLEEKTETFRVLGRY; encoded by the coding sequence ATGAAACTCATTCTGGACACACAGATCACCCCGGACCAGGAATCCGGTGTTCAAACCCTGCTGGAAAGAGACGGCTGCATCAGCTGCACCATCACGGACGCCGGTCAAAAGGTGATCGGCATTGTAAAAAAAGGGTCCCGGAAACCGGAAGATTACCTGGGCGTACCGGGCATTGTTCAGGTATTGCCCGTGTCCACCTCCCACAAGCTGGTGAGCCGGGAATTCAAGACCCAAGACACCCGGGTGGCCATCAACAACGTGGTGGTGGGCGGGGACCGCATTGTGGTGATTGCCGGCCCCTGTGCCGTGGAAAGCCTGGACCAGGCCATGACCATTGCAAAACAGGTGAAACGGTATGGGGCCGTGCTGTTCCGGGGCGGGGCATACAAACCCCGGTCCTCTCCATACTCCTTCCAGGGTCTGGAAGAAGAAGGGTTGAAAATTCTGGCCAGGGTCCGGGAAGAAACCGGCCTGGGAGTGGTCACGGAGATGACCTCACCGTCCCAGGCAGATCTGATGGAACAATATGTGGATGTGGTCCAGATCGGTGCCAGGAATATGCAGAATTTCGAGCTGCTCAAATGTGTGGGGAAAATGAAAAAACCCGTGGTGCTCAAAAGAGGTCTGGCCGCCACCATCCAGGAATGGCTCATGTCGGCGGAATACATTGCTGCCGGCGGAAACACCGACATTATTTTATGTGAGCGGGGCATCCGCACCTTTGAGCCCTATACCCGGAACACCCTTGATTTGTCCGCCATTCCCGTGCTCAAAAAGCTCACCCATCTGCCCATTGTCATCGATCCCAGCCATGCCACGGGGATCCGGGAAAAAGTCAGCCCCATGGCCCGGGCCGCCGTGGCCGCCGGGGCCGATGCCCTGATGATCGAGGTGCACCATGATCCGGACAATGCGTTGTCCGACGGACCCCAGAGCCTGTATCCCGAGCAGTTCGGCCGACTGATGCGCGACATTTATACCATTGCGCCGGTGGTGGGCAAGCAGCTGGATTTTGATTATCTGAAAAAATCGGAACTGATCCATGACCTGGATGAAAACGCAGTCAAAACCGCCGCTTTTATCGGCGAGTTCGGGGCTTACAGCCATAAAGCGGCCCTGGCCTATTTCGGGGATGATATCACCCCGGTTCCCATGAAGGGGTTTAAAGAAATTTTTGCAGCCGTGGCAGCGGGCAGGGCGGAATATGGGGTGATTCCCCTGGAAAACTCATTGTCCGGTTCCATCCACGAAAATTTTGACCTGCTCCAGGAGTATGATCTGAAAATCATCGGAGAGATCACCATCCGGATTCAGCATGCCCTGATCGCCCACAAGGGGGCGGTCAAAGATAATATCAAACAGGTCCTGGCCCCGCCCCCGGCCCTGACCCAGTGTTCAAACTACCTGGACCAGTATCCCTGGATGGAACGGATACCCGTGGCCGCCACGTCCCAGGCGGTCAAGCAGGTAAAGGATTCAAATGATGCAGGCTTTGCCGCCATTGCGTCCACCATGGCGGCAAAGATGTTTGACATGCAGATTTTGGATGAATCCATCGAGGATGACCCCCGCAATTACACCCGGTTTGCCGTGATTGCCAAAGAATACAAAGGCCGCAAAAAAGTCGCCAAAACCTCGGTGATTTTTTCCACGGGCAATAAGCCGGGCGCCCTGTTTGAGGTCATGAAAATCTTCAGTAAATATGACGTCAACCTGGTGAAGCTGGAGTCCCGGCCCATTCACGGCAAACCCTGGGAATACATGTTCTATGCGGACCTGGAGGCCGATATTGAAAAAAACGAACTGGCACCCATGCGCGGCCTGCTGGAAGAAAAAACAGAAACCTTCCGGGTTTTAGGCCGGTATTGA